From one Bacillota bacterium genomic stretch:
- a CDS encoding HU family DNA-binding protein: protein MNKMELIAAIAEDAEISKKDAEKALNAFTDIVEKALKKGDKIQLVGFGSFEVKVRAARTGRNPQTKEDIQIPEKKLPVFKAGKKLKDSIA from the coding sequence ATGAACAAGATGGAATTAATAGCTGCCATAGCTGAAGATGCCGAGATTTCTAAAAAAGACGCTGAAAAGGCGCTTAATGCTTTTACAGACATTGTTGAAAAGGCTCTTAAAAAAGGTGACAAGATTCAGCTTGTTGGTTTTGGATCTTTTGAAGTTAAGGTCAGAGCGGCTCGCACAGGCAGAAATCCTCAGACAAAAGAGGACATCCAAATTCCTGAAAAGAAACTTCCTGTTTTCAAGGCTGGTAAGAAATTAAAGGATTCCATTGCATAA
- a CDS encoding RNA-binding S4 domain-containing protein: protein MRLDKYLKVSRIIKRRTVANEACDASRVTANGKPAKASYEVKIGDILELRFGQKTLKVEVTGLNEHISKNDAQTMYKVIE from the coding sequence ATGAGATTAGACAAATATTTAAAAGTATCACGTATTATAAAAAGAAGAACTGTAGCTAACGAGGCTTGTGACGCTTCACGTGTCACAGCTAATGGTAAGCCTGCCAAAGCGTCATATGAAGTTAAAATAGGGGATATTCTCGAGCTTCGTTTTGGACAAAAAACGCTTAAGGTTGAGGTTACCGGATTAAATGAACATATATCAAAAAACGATGCCCAAACCATGTATAAGGTAATAGAATAA
- a CDS encoding class I mannose-6-phosphate isomerase, which translates to MTPLKLNPIYKNYIWGGNRLKTEYNKITDITPLAESWELACHKDGDSIIANGEFAGQPLREYLKTDNFPILIKLIDAKENLSVQVHPNDEYAYKHEGEPGKTEMWYIVDCEEDAYLYYGLKYEVTKDEFETHIKNGTVEEILNSVKVKRGDVFFIPAGTLHAIGKGIIIAEIQENSNTTYRVFDYGRGRQLHIDKAIDVTDLKPASARHSYAAESYDGYTCVLLSSCEYFTSHRLDIKSKASLSADEDSFHHLLVLSGDFNIDGISARKGDSIFIPSGYGNYVIEGCGEVIVTTV; encoded by the coding sequence ATGACACCTTTAAAGCTAAATCCTATATATAAAAACTATATATGGGGCGGTAACAGGCTAAAAACCGAATATAATAAAATCACTGATATCACCCCGCTGGCCGAAAGCTGGGAACTTGCGTGTCATAAAGATGGGGATAGTATTATTGCTAACGGCGAATTTGCCGGTCAGCCCCTCAGGGAATATCTGAAAACAGATAATTTTCCGATTCTGATAAAGCTTATTGACGCAAAGGAAAACCTTTCAGTACAGGTTCACCCAAATGATGAGTATGCATATAAACACGAAGGAGAACCAGGCAAAACAGAAATGTGGTACATCGTAGACTGCGAAGAGGATGCTTATTTATACTACGGACTAAAATATGAAGTTACAAAGGATGAATTTGAAACCCATATCAAAAACGGAACAGTCGAAGAGATATTGAATTCTGTAAAAGTAAAGCGCGGAGACGTATTTTTTATTCCGGCAGGAACGCTCCACGCAATTGGAAAAGGGATTATAATCGCTGAAATACAGGAAAACTCAAATACTACCTACAGAGTATTTGATTACGGAAGAGGACGGCAGCTTCATATTGACAAGGCGATTGACGTCACAGACTTAAAACCCGCTTCCGCCAGGCACTCTTACGCTGCAGAGTCATATGATGGCTATACCTGCGTTCTTCTATCCTCATGTGAATATTTTACGTCACATCGTTTAGATATAAAAAGCAAAGCTTCTCTCTCTGCTGATGAAGACAGTTTTCATCATCTGCTTGTACTAAGCGGTGATTTTAATATAGATGGAATAAGCGCACGCAAAGGTGACAGCATATTTATTCCGTCAGGATATGGGAACTATGTCATAGAGGGATGTGGCGAAGTAATTGTAACAACTGTATAA
- a CDS encoding YegS/Rv2252/BmrU family lipid kinase, which produces MKLKFIYNPKAGRGKILRWLSRIEYRFKKAGAELEVFCLDGKADMQDFITKTPVDYDGIVVAGGDGTVNRVINCMIKNDVVTPLGILPTGTANGFSRFMRGKHHILKAVDVILENRVVMTDLGCVNGTYFINVCSAGVFTDVSQKVDINLKNKVGSLAYVFAGIKDLKEFSPITLSVNGEIVEALFFLVFNGRGVAVLDKLADKASIRDGLLDAVVVKKCNFLRRIRVFTKMVFGKHFGDSAVMFKQCDHIIIKKLNGTCSLPDVDGEPAPEFPLDIICEKRKMPIFM; this is translated from the coding sequence ATGAAACTTAAATTTATTTATAATCCGAAGGCAGGCCGTGGAAAAATTCTTAGATGGTTAAGCAGAATAGAATATAGATTTAAAAAAGCGGGAGCTGAACTGGAGGTATTTTGCCTTGATGGTAAAGCCGATATGCAGGATTTTATAACAAAAACTCCTGTGGATTATGACGGAATAGTTGTTGCCGGCGGCGATGGAACAGTCAACCGTGTAATAAACTGCATGATCAAAAATGATGTAGTCACGCCGTTAGGCATACTTCCAACGGGGACAGCAAATGGGTTTTCACGTTTTATGAGAGGAAAACACCATATTCTGAAGGCTGTGGACGTCATTTTAGAAAACCGCGTAGTAATGACGGATCTTGGGTGTGTCAATGGAACATATTTTATAAATGTATGCTCTGCCGGGGTTTTTACAGATGTTTCACAAAAAGTCGATATTAATCTAAAAAACAAAGTCGGAAGCCTTGCTTATGTATTTGCGGGGATTAAAGATTTAAAAGAATTCAGTCCCATAACGCTTTCTGTAAACGGAGAAATTGTTGAAGCATTATTTTTTCTTGTGTTCAACGGGCGTGGAGTTGCTGTACTGGATAAGCTTGCGGATAAAGCAAGTATTCGTGACGGACTTCTTGACGCTGTTGTAGTAAAAAAGTGTAATTTTTTAAGAAGGATCCGTGTATTTACCAAAATGGTTTTTGGAAAACATTTTGGCGATAGCGCAGTGATGTTTAAACAGTGTGACCATATAATTATTAAGAAACTGAATGGGACATGTTCTCTTCCTGATGTTGACGGTGAACCAGCCCCTGAATTTCCTCTTGATATTATCTGTGAAAAGAGAAAAATGCCGATTTTTATGTAA
- a CDS encoding replication-associated recombination protein A, with product MRPKSLSDVVGQKHLLGNNGILKRIIESGIVPNMVFFGPPGIGKTTVADIIAKSAGKTLYKLNGTSASTSDIKAIISGLGTFEAQGGVLVYLDEIQYFNKKQQQSLLEYMENGDITLIASTTENPYFYVYPALLSRSTVFEFMPLDESDIMMVINRGIIEMEHTTGVTFDIEKGVLEHIAFSCGGDVRKSLVAVELLCLAAASKESHTISLEDSKLVTQKSAIKYDKDGDSHYNILSAFQKSIRGSDPDAGLYYLARLVAAGDLPSICRRILVIAAEDIGLAYPQAISIVKACVDSALQLGFPEARIPLAEAVILLATAPKSNSAIIGIDTALSRMQAGNTGDIPAHLKDSHYSGAEKLSHGVGYKYPHNYDNHYVAQQYLPDKLKNTHFYEYGDNKLEQITREYWIKIKDKKG from the coding sequence ATGAGACCAAAATCGCTGTCTGACGTGGTCGGACAAAAGCATCTACTTGGCAATAACGGGATACTAAAGCGCATTATCGAAAGCGGCATAGTGCCCAATATGGTATTTTTCGGGCCTCCCGGAATAGGCAAGACTACAGTTGCAGACATAATAGCAAAGTCAGCCGGCAAAACTTTATACAAGCTTAACGGGACAAGCGCTTCGACATCGGATATAAAGGCAATTATTAGCGGGCTTGGCACTTTTGAAGCACAGGGAGGAGTGCTCGTTTATCTTGACGAGATCCAATATTTCAACAAAAAACAGCAGCAGTCTCTCCTTGAGTATATGGAAAACGGTGATATCACGCTTATAGCATCGACTACCGAAAACCCTTATTTTTACGTCTATCCGGCTCTGCTATCAAGATCTACCGTATTTGAATTTATGCCCCTTGACGAAAGTGACATTATGATGGTCATTAACAGGGGCATCATCGAAATGGAGCATACAACAGGCGTCACCTTTGATATCGAAAAGGGTGTTTTGGAGCATATTGCTTTCTCCTGCGGCGGGGATGTGAGAAAATCTCTTGTAGCAGTGGAACTCTTATGCCTAGCCGCAGCTTCTAAAGAGTCGCATACTATTAGTTTGGAAGATTCGAAGCTGGTTACGCAAAAGTCTGCAATAAAGTATGATAAAGACGGCGACAGCCATTATAATATATTAAGTGCCTTTCAGAAAAGTATCAGAGGTTCAGATCCCGATGCGGGGCTTTATTACTTAGCTAGACTGGTTGCAGCCGGGGATCTGCCGTCCATTTGCCGCCGGATCCTTGTTATAGCAGCTGAAGATATAGGGCTTGCATATCCGCAGGCAATTTCAATTGTTAAGGCATGTGTGGACAGCGCTTTACAGCTTGGCTTTCCTGAAGCGAGGATTCCTTTGGCTGAAGCTGTCATTTTGCTCGCTACAGCCCCTAAATCAAACTCTGCCATTATTGGAATAGACACTGCACTTTCGAGGATGCAAGCCGGAAATACGGGCGATATACCGGCACATTTAAAGGATTCGCATTATTCCGGAGCTGAGAAACTTTCACATGGGGTCGGTTACAAGTATCCGCATAACTACGACAATCACTATGTTGCTCAGCAATATCTTCCCGATAAATTAAAGAATACGCATTTTTATGAATACGGCGATAATAAGTTAGAGCAGATAACACGTGAATATTGGATAAAGATCAAAGATAAAAAGGGGTAG
- a CDS encoding flavodoxin domain-containing protein, translating to MKTLIVYASKSGTTEKCAQILAEKLSADVKDAGKEKIDIEGYDTVIIGSSIRMGRIQKSVKDFIDKNIGLLLKKKIGLFICCGFTENANQFFSANFPQNLLDSAIAKECFGGELDKNKLHGLDKIIAGMVTKTDPNRPAPKILLENINKLAASCR from the coding sequence ATGAAAACTTTAATTGTATATGCAAGCAAGTCTGGCACAACGGAAAAATGTGCGCAGATTTTGGCAGAAAAGCTTTCAGCTGACGTTAAAGACGCAGGAAAAGAAAAAATCGATATTGAAGGATATGATACTGTAATTATCGGCAGTTCGATACGCATGGGGAGAATTCAAAAATCTGTTAAGGACTTTATTGATAAGAATATTGGCTTGCTTCTTAAGAAAAAAATAGGGCTTTTCATTTGCTGTGGTTTCACGGAAAATGCGAACCAGTTTTTCTCAGCTAATTTTCCTCAAAATTTGCTAGATTCGGCAATTGCAAAAGAATGTTTTGGCGGTGAGCTTGATAAAAACAAACTTCACGGCCTAGATAAAATAATCGCGGGCATGGTTACCAAAACTGATCCCAACCGTCCCGCTCCAAAGATTTTGCTTGAGAATATCAATAAACTTGCTGCAAGCTGCAGATAA
- the wecB gene encoding UDP-N-acetylglucosamine 2-epimerase (non-hydrolyzing) produces MSKLKTLVVFGTRPEAIKMAPLVKELKKNRRIECGVCVTAQHREMLDMVLNLFDIKPDFDFNIMTPSQTLNSIASKVISHMQDAVTEFKPDLVLVHGDTTTAVTAALASFYAGARVGHVEAGLRSFDKYSPYPEELNRLVISDIADIHFAATHANKENLNRENIHDNIYITGNTVIDALKYTIHPNYKYKSPDVQKAVERARENNMRIVLMTAHRRENLGQPFENIFNAVHRAADEFKDVLFLYPVHPNPRVKNTAKRILGNVENVVLTSPIDTDDMHNIMNDSFLVLTDSGGLQEEAPALGKPVLVLRHETERPEAVTAGTVKISGVEEEDVYNDLVTLFTDSAVYDKMAKAVNPYGDGHASERIVQAILHKFADQPAPKEFGI; encoded by the coding sequence ATGTCAAAACTAAAAACTCTTGTTGTGTTCGGAACAAGGCCTGAAGCAATTAAAATGGCGCCATTAGTTAAGGAATTAAAGAAAAATCGCCGCATTGAATGCGGTGTTTGCGTAACCGCTCAGCACAGAGAAATGCTTGATATGGTTCTTAACCTTTTTGATATTAAACCTGACTTCGACTTTAATATTATGACACCATCTCAGACATTAAATTCTATCGCCTCAAAAGTAATATCGCACATGCAAGACGCCGTGACTGAATTTAAGCCTGATCTTGTACTGGTTCACGGCGATACAACAACAGCAGTTACTGCGGCTCTGGCATCTTTCTATGCCGGGGCAAGGGTGGGACATGTTGAAGCAGGGCTTCGTTCATTTGATAAATATTCGCCATATCCTGAGGAACTCAACAGGCTAGTTATCAGCGACATAGCTGATATACACTTTGCCGCTACCCATGCTAATAAGGAAAATCTAAACCGTGAAAATATTCATGATAATATTTATATAACAGGCAACACCGTTATAGATGCTTTAAAGTATACAATACACCCTAATTATAAATACAAAAGCCCTGACGTTCAAAAAGCTGTTGAGCGCGCCCGTGAAAACAATATGCGCATAGTGCTTATGACTGCTCACAGAAGAGAAAATCTCGGCCAGCCTTTTGAAAATATTTTTAACGCAGTACACCGCGCCGCCGATGAATTCAAAGACGTTTTGTTCTTATATCCCGTTCATCCTAACCCTCGCGTCAAAAACACTGCAAAGCGCATATTAGGAAATGTCGAAAATGTCGTTCTCACCTCTCCAATCGATACTGACGATATGCATAATATCATGAACGATAGCTTTTTGGTGCTCACCGATTCAGGCGGTCTGCAGGAAGAAGCTCCCGCGCTTGGAAAACCGGTTCTTGTTTTAAGACATGAAACAGAACGTCCTGAGGCTGTAACTGCTGGTACAGTAAAAATATCAGGCGTTGAAGAAGAGGATGTCTATAACGACCTTGTTACTTTATTTACCGACAGTGCTGTATATGATAAAATGGCTAAAGCTGTAAACCCGTATGGAGACGGACACGCAAGCGAGAGGATAGTCCAGGCAATACTTCATAAATTTGCGGATCAGCCCGCGCCAAAGGAGTTTGGAATATAG
- a CDS encoding MraY family glycosyltransferase: protein MFPLRYIYVVIAFVAAAFISFLLTPVVKSFAQKVGAIDVPTDSRRMHKKPIPRLGGLAIFFGFFFTALLMVDLTTQMRAILIGGVIILVLGIFDDIYRLDAMPKFIVQIVAALIPALSGVEINFFSNINLFSNNPYLNLGVLTVPITVFWIVGITNAVNFVDGLDGLACGVSSIACFSLLCIALILGERDVEILTAALAGACIGFLPYNLNPAKIFMGDTGSTFLGYILAIISIQGLFKFYALVSFAVPFLILGLPIFDTAFAILRRIASGRSPMSPDRSHLHHRLIDMGFSQKQTVAIIYSVSIVCGISAVLLTQTGTTKAVLIVCTALVVFLVAARMYHENSKSSEKADNEKN, encoded by the coding sequence ATGTTCCCCCTTCGGTATATTTATGTTGTAATAGCATTTGTTGCGGCAGCTTTTATATCTTTTTTGCTTACACCTGTCGTAAAATCTTTCGCTCAAAAAGTAGGTGCGATTGACGTTCCTACAGACAGCCGGAGAATGCATAAAAAACCTATTCCGCGTCTTGGCGGACTTGCTATATTTTTCGGTTTCTTTTTTACAGCTCTGCTAATGGTTGATCTGACAACCCAGATGCGCGCAATACTTATCGGCGGTGTGATAATTCTAGTGCTTGGAATATTTGATGATATATACAGGCTTGACGCCATGCCGAAATTTATCGTACAAATCGTGGCTGCTCTTATCCCCGCTTTATCCGGCGTGGAAATCAATTTTTTCTCAAATATAAATTTATTTTCAAATAACCCTTACTTAAATCTTGGCGTGCTGACTGTTCCGATTACAGTATTTTGGATAGTAGGCATTACGAATGCTGTTAACTTTGTAGACGGACTTGATGGACTTGCCTGCGGAGTTTCATCTATTGCATGTTTCTCACTCCTTTGCATTGCGTTGATCCTCGGTGAAAGAGATGTTGAGATTTTAACCGCTGCTCTTGCTGGAGCCTGTATCGGATTTTTGCCATATAATTTAAATCCCGCAAAAATATTCATGGGTGACACCGGGTCGACATTTTTAGGGTATATACTAGCCATAATTTCAATTCAAGGTCTATTTAAGTTTTACGCTTTAGTATCATTTGCTGTTCCGTTTCTAATTTTAGGATTGCCCATATTTGACACTGCGTTTGCTATACTTCGCAGAATTGCCTCAGGCAGGTCACCTATGTCGCCCGACAGAAGTCATCTGCATCACAGGCTGATTGATATGGGATTTTCGCAGAAGCAGACAGTCGCCATAATTTATTCTGTAAGCATTGTTTGCGGTATATCCGCTGTTCTGCTTACGCAGACAGGAACGACAAAAGCGGTACTTATCGTCTGCACAGCCCTCGTTGTCTTTCTTGTTGCTGCCCGTATGTATCATGAAAACAGCAAATCCTCAGAAAAAGCTGACAATGAAAAGAATTAG
- the trpS gene encoding tryptophan--tRNA ligase translates to MDNKKTVFSGIQPSGKITLGNYLGAVKNWVSMQDEYNCIFSVVDMHAITVRQNPADLRRQTLELYAQLISCGIDPVNNDNTLLFIQSHVPQHAELSWILNCYTMFGELSRMTQFKDKSAKNADNINAGLFTYPVLMASDILLYQTDAVPVGEDQKQHVEICRDVATRFNGVYGDVFKIPEPIIPKVGARIMSLAEPERKMSKSDSNENAFILLMDKPDVIARKFKRAVTDSDTQVIYKEGKLGINNLMTIYSIATGKNFQEIEAEFDGKGYGEFKSSVGEAVVEMLRPLREKTEDLLKNKDYLESLYKESARKASWIAQKTLSKVQRKIGFIERKGV, encoded by the coding sequence ATGGACAACAAAAAAACCGTATTCAGCGGTATACAGCCCAGCGGTAAAATAACACTTGGAAATTACCTTGGAGCTGTTAAAAACTGGGTGAGTATGCAGGATGAGTATAACTGCATTTTTTCTGTTGTGGACATGCATGCCATCACAGTTCGTCAAAACCCCGCCGATTTAAGGCGCCAGACACTTGAACTGTACGCGCAGCTTATATCCTGCGGCATCGATCCCGTTAATAACGACAATACGCTTTTATTTATACAAAGCCATGTTCCTCAGCATGCAGAACTTTCATGGATTTTAAATTGCTACACGATGTTCGGTGAACTTTCCCGAATGACCCAATTTAAGGATAAATCTGCAAAAAATGCCGACAATATTAACGCAGGTCTGTTCACCTATCCTGTTCTAATGGCGTCAGACATACTTTTATACCAAACGGATGCTGTTCCTGTTGGAGAGGATCAAAAACAGCACGTTGAAATCTGCCGGGATGTGGCAACAAGATTTAACGGAGTTTATGGTGACGTTTTCAAAATTCCTGAGCCTATAATTCCAAAAGTAGGCGCACGGATCATGAGTCTTGCTGAACCTGAGCGCAAAATGTCTAAGTCGGATAGCAATGAAAACGCGTTTATTTTGCTTATGGATAAGCCTGACGTTATCGCCCGCAAATTCAAAAGAGCAGTTACCGACAGCGATACTCAAGTCATTTATAAAGAAGGCAAACTCGGAATAAACAACCTAATGACTATTTACAGTATTGCGACCGGCAAAAACTTTCAAGAGATCGAAGCTGAATTTGACGGTAAAGGATACGGCGAATTCAAAAGCTCGGTTGGTGAGGCCGTTGTTGAGATGCTCCGACCGCTTCGTGAAAAGACAGAAGACCTGCTAAAAAATAAGGATTATCTTGAGTCGTTATATAAAGAGTCAGCTAGAAAAGCTTCTTGGATAGCTCAAAAGACCCTTTCAAAAGTTCAGCGCAAAATCGGTTTTATTGAAAGGAAGGGTGTTTAA
- the dnaX gene encoding DNA polymerase III subunit gamma/tau — protein MYQALYRKWRPQIFDEVSGQEHIVPLLKKEVADNKISHAYLFCGTRGTGKTTLAKILAKAVNCENPNNGNPCNECESCKSITNGSNIDVAEIDAASNNGVDNIREIREETQYTPARSKYKVYIIDEAHMLSTGAFNALLKTLEEPPEHVIFILATTEFAKVPATILSRCQRFDFHRIPNEVIEKRLKQVCDSEGFKEDHEALTLIARLSDGALRDALSILDQCASGGSVTYKRVADITGIGDRGYLKDLAAAVAKESFEDAVQAIAALEGTSKSLETVADELSSYFRDILIVKTCNAWQGLLLSPPAEWDTIRSFSECFSVQHLLSLINILQRENDNIIKSANKKIELEMTLFKLCSVLNKAFVETKPETVTVAKPSKKAPHTDDAPPWDTDSNNEKRVPESPKVETAVKPTMIKDGDPEFWPEVLASLHPSLSASLKRSNVAVKDGKLIIATFSPLTYKTLSENRATISEIQEKVAGISGLKLEIEVKKIDEAGEKSTADDNRKQFLKNAQNFMNK, from the coding sequence ATGTACCAGGCACTGTACCGCAAGTGGCGGCCTCAGATTTTTGATGAGGTTTCGGGTCAGGAACATATTGTACCACTTTTAAAAAAGGAAGTAGCCGATAATAAGATTTCTCATGCGTATCTCTTTTGCGGGACACGCGGAACGGGAAAAACAACGCTTGCAAAGATACTTGCAAAAGCAGTTAACTGCGAGAATCCGAACAACGGCAATCCCTGTAATGAGTGCGAATCTTGCAAAAGCATTACAAACGGAAGCAACATCGACGTTGCTGAAATCGATGCAGCATCAAACAATGGTGTCGATAATATAAGAGAAATACGTGAGGAAACTCAATATACACCTGCAAGATCGAAGTATAAGGTGTATATTATTGATGAGGCGCATATGTTATCTACGGGGGCATTTAATGCGCTTTTAAAAACTTTGGAAGAACCCCCTGAGCATGTTATATTTATTCTTGCTACAACCGAGTTTGCAAAGGTGCCTGCAACGATTCTTTCAAGGTGCCAGAGATTCGATTTTCATAGAATACCAAACGAAGTAATAGAAAAAAGGCTTAAGCAGGTCTGTGATTCTGAGGGCTTTAAAGAAGACCATGAAGCGCTTACCCTGATCGCCAGGCTTTCAGACGGGGCTCTGAGAGATGCTTTGTCTATTCTGGATCAGTGCGCTTCAGGCGGGAGCGTCACCTATAAACGGGTTGCAGATATTACTGGAATCGGTGATAGGGGCTATCTTAAAGACCTTGCTGCTGCAGTAGCAAAAGAAAGTTTTGAAGACGCGGTTCAGGCGATTGCAGCTCTTGAAGGAACAAGTAAGTCGCTTGAAACTGTCGCAGACGAGCTGTCGTCATATTTTCGAGATATTCTGATAGTTAAAACATGCAACGCCTGGCAGGGGCTTTTGTTATCGCCGCCCGCTGAATGGGACACGATCAGGTCATTCTCAGAATGTTTCAGTGTACAGCATCTTCTTTCTCTTATAAATATTCTTCAGCGTGAGAATGATAATATAATTAAAAGTGCCAATAAAAAAATCGAACTTGAAATGACTCTGTTTAAGCTTTGTTCAGTTTTAAACAAGGCATTTGTTGAAACAAAACCTGAAACTGTAACAGTTGCAAAACCTTCTAAAAAGGCTCCGCATACGGATGATGCTCCACCGTGGGATACAGATTCGAATAATGAAAAAAGAGTGCCTGAGTCGCCGAAAGTTGAGACTGCAGTAAAACCAACGATGATAAAAGACGGTGACCCTGAATTTTGGCCGGAAGTGCTTGCTTCGCTTCATCCATCATTATCGGCTTCGCTAAAACGTTCAAATGTTGCAGTGAAAGATGGAAAACTTATTATAGCTACCTTTAGCCCGCTGACTTATAAAACATTATCTGAAAATAGGGCTACGATAAGTGAAATACAAGAGAAAGTTGCAGGAATAAGCGGACTGAAGCTTGAAATTGAAGTGAAAAAAATTGATGAAGCCGGTGAAAAAAGCACAGCCGATGATAATAGAAAACAATTTTTAAAAAATGCTCAAAATTTTATGAATAAATAG
- a CDS encoding YbaB/EbfC family nucleoid-associated protein: MKARLPAGFNQGGQGNMNNIIKQAQKMQEDMAALQSELEEREYEVTGGGGAIKVVMTGKKRLKSVEITPEVIDPDDIEMLQDIIVAAVNEAADKVEAEAEKEMASITGGMNLPGMF, translated from the coding sequence ATGAAAGCAAGACTACCTGCGGGGTTCAATCAAGGCGGCCAGGGCAATATGAATAACATAATAAAACAGGCGCAAAAGATGCAGGAGGATATGGCCGCCCTTCAAAGTGAACTTGAAGAACGAGAGTATGAAGTCACTGGCGGCGGCGGTGCAATCAAAGTCGTTATGACTGGAAAAAAACGTTTAAAATCAGTTGAAATAACCCCTGAGGTTATCGACCCTGATGATATAGAAATGCTCCAGGATATAATAGTTGCTGCTGTTAATGAGGCGGCGGATAAAGTGGAAGCGGAAGCTGAAAAAGAGATGGCATCTATAACTGGCGGTATGAACCTTCCCGGAATGTTTTAA
- the recR gene encoding recombination mediator RecR → MQYQVPAVAKLVEQFARLPGIGRKTAQRLTFAIIGMSKDEALAFAEAVKDVKESVRYCKVCQNISDTEVCAICDSPVRDKTTICVVEDAQDVEAFEKTKEYRGLYHVLHGLISPADGIGPDNIRVKELLSRLSGGTVREVIMATNPTIEGEATAMYIARLLSPLGVTVTRLAFGIPIGGELEYADENTLLRAIEGRHEIK, encoded by the coding sequence ATGCAATATCAGGTGCCTGCGGTTGCTAAACTTGTTGAACAATTCGCACGTCTTCCCGGAATCGGGCGGAAAACAGCTCAGCGGCTGACTTTTGCCATTATCGGAATGTCGAAAGACGAGGCTTTAGCTTTTGCCGAAGCCGTGAAAGATGTAAAAGAAAGCGTTAGATACTGTAAGGTCTGTCAGAATATTTCGGATACGGAGGTTTGTGCAATTTGTGACAGCCCTGTGCGTGACAAGACGACGATATGTGTTGTTGAGGATGCTCAGGATGTTGAGGCGTTTGAAAAAACCAAGGAATACAGGGGACTTTATCACGTTTTGCATGGCCTTATTTCGCCAGCAGATGGTATAGGCCCTGATAATATCAGGGTAAAAGAATTACTTTCACGTCTGTCGGGTGGGACGGTTCGTGAGGTGATTATGGCGACGAATCCTACCATTGAGGGAGAGGCAACCGCAATGTATATTGCAAGACTCCTTAGCCCTCTAGGTGTAACAGTCACGCGGCTTGCTTTTGGTATTCCTATAGGTGGAGAACTAGAATATGCAGACGAAAACACTTTGCTTCGTGCAATAGAAGGACGGCACGAAATAAAATAA